The Coprothermobacter sp. genome has a segment encoding these proteins:
- a CDS encoding 4Fe-4S ferredoxin: MHRCQSVRSALLLGSFLLFPVTFYYLSPYLIIMGAGERTASGSMVVFGVMTLTALVLGRLFCGWVCPAGGLGEALFAVQNRKVNNRSNWTRWLVWVPWMAAIVLITLQAGGIRRVDVLYQTDHGISLTTAGGMGPYIIFYAVLALVFVLSITAGKRGFCHSACWMAPFIMISRGVRNVLRLPAVQLRAETPACVGCRACTIACPMSLEVHAMVLGGRMENSECILCGTCVDVCPHNVIHYDFGRPRPANPVQPGKP; this comes from the coding sequence ATGCACAGATGTCAGAGTGTTCGCAGTGCCCTTCTGCTCGGCTCGTTCCTGCTGTTTCCTGTGACCTTCTATTACCTGTCCCCCTATCTCATCATCATGGGTGCCGGCGAACGTACAGCATCGGGCAGCATGGTGGTCTTCGGCGTGATGACCCTGACCGCGCTGGTGCTTGGTCGCCTGTTCTGCGGCTGGGTGTGTCCCGCCGGGGGACTAGGCGAGGCACTGTTTGCCGTGCAGAACAGGAAAGTGAACAACAGGTCCAACTGGACACGGTGGCTGGTCTGGGTCCCGTGGATGGCCGCGATTGTTCTCATAACCCTGCAAGCGGGTGGCATCAGGCGCGTCGACGTCCTGTACCAGACCGACCATGGGATCTCATTGACGACTGCCGGCGGCATGGGACCCTACATCATCTTCTACGCAGTCCTCGCGCTGGTCTTCGTCCTGTCGATCACGGCGGGCAAGCGTGGGTTCTGCCACTCTGCCTGCTGGATGGCCCCGTTCATAATGATTAGCAGAGGAGTTCGCAACGTGCTCCGCCTTCCTGCAGTCCAGCTGCGCGCCGAGACGCCTGCGTGTGTCGGCTGTCGTGCCTGCACGATCGCATGCCCGATGAGCCTAGAGGTCCATGCGATGGTCTTGGGCGGCCGAATGGAAAACAGCGAATGCATCCTGTGCGGCACTTGTGTCGACGTCTGCCCCCACAACGTCATTCACTACGACTTCGGCAGACCTCGCCCCGCGAACCCCGTCCAGCCGGGGAAACCGTAA
- a CDS encoding multidrug ABC transporter ATP-binding protein, producing the protein MADQNTRGQVARGGGPMGGAMATARAKDARGAARRLIAYLRPYRGKLVLVTFLLVIGAGLSLVSPLLIGRAIDTIITTRSAQGLVRIAGLMTAAGIGTWLAGSLQAWIMADISQSAVRDMRRNLFEHLQTLSMSYFDRHSQGDLMSRLTNDMDAISQSLSQDLTSLVSNVLSVAAIIGIMLALNGWLALAAFAMMPFMFLLTGGIMGRTRALFLEQQRTVGALNGVMDETVGGQRVVQAFGQEATALGVFDRSNQAAFAAGRKAQFIAMLVMPLLMVLDHADIAVVAGVGGMLAIKGAVSIGVVSAFITYTQRLSQPLLQVANLLNTIQAALAGAERVFEVIDHRPELRDKPEAAPLSEIQGDVVFDHADFGYLKDVPVLRDVSLHALPGQMVALVGPTGAGKTTMVSILSRFYDIQGGAITIDGTDIRDVQVDSLRRQLGIVLQDGFLFSASVKENLRYGRLDATDEDIVAAATLANADQFIRRLPQGYDTILAERGSDLSQGQRQLLTIARAILADPRILVLDEATSSVDTRTEIHIQQALLNLMKGRTSFVIAHRLSTIRTADQVLVIDGGRIIEQGTHASLLAQHGFYYNLYMSQFKGIATPAAVS; encoded by the coding sequence ATGGCTGATCAGAACACGCGTGGACAGGTTGCGCGCGGCGGCGGCCCGATGGGCGGAGCCATGGCGACGGCCAGGGCGAAGGACGCACGTGGAGCCGCACGTCGACTGATCGCCTACCTGAGGCCCTATCGTGGAAAGCTTGTGCTGGTCACCTTCCTGCTGGTGATCGGAGCAGGGCTGTCCCTGGTGAGCCCGCTCCTCATCGGACGGGCGATCGATACCATCATCACGACGCGCAGTGCCCAGGGGCTGGTGCGCATCGCCGGCCTGATGACCGCTGCCGGCATTGGCACGTGGCTAGCCGGTTCGCTGCAGGCATGGATCATGGCAGACATCTCACAGAGCGCTGTGCGTGACATGCGGCGGAACTTGTTCGAGCACCTGCAGACGCTTTCAATGAGTTACTTCGACCGGCATTCGCAGGGAGACCTCATGAGCCGCCTCACGAACGATATGGACGCCATCAGCCAGTCGCTGTCGCAGGACCTGACCTCACTGGTCAGCAATGTCCTGAGTGTGGCGGCCATCATCGGTATCATGTTGGCTCTCAACGGGTGGCTTGCGCTGGCTGCGTTTGCCATGATGCCTTTCATGTTCCTTCTGACGGGCGGGATCATGGGACGGACGCGCGCTCTCTTCCTTGAGCAGCAGCGCACGGTGGGCGCACTAAACGGTGTGATGGACGAAACAGTCGGCGGCCAGCGCGTCGTCCAGGCGTTTGGCCAGGAGGCCACAGCTCTAGGGGTGTTCGATCGGAGCAACCAGGCGGCGTTTGCCGCAGGGCGCAAGGCGCAGTTTATCGCTATGCTCGTCATGCCGCTGCTTATGGTACTGGACCACGCGGACATCGCCGTCGTCGCGGGGGTTGGCGGGATGCTTGCCATCAAGGGTGCCGTGTCGATCGGTGTCGTCTCGGCCTTCATCACCTATACACAGCGGCTGTCGCAGCCTCTTCTGCAGGTCGCCAACCTGCTCAATACGATCCAGGCGGCTCTGGCGGGAGCTGAACGCGTGTTCGAGGTCATTGATCATCGGCCGGAATTGCGCGACAAGCCGGAAGCAGCCCCGCTCAGCGAGATCCAGGGCGACGTCGTGTTCGACCACGCGGATTTCGGCTACCTCAAGGACGTCCCGGTCCTGCGCGACGTCAGCCTGCATGCGCTGCCAGGCCAGATGGTGGCTTTGGTCGGCCCTACTGGGGCAGGGAAGACGACAATGGTCAGCATCCTCTCTCGGTTCTACGACATCCAGGGTGGGGCGATCACGATCGATGGCACGGACATCCGCGACGTGCAGGTGGACAGCCTGCGCCGCCAGCTGGGCATCGTGCTTCAGGACGGGTTCCTGTTCTCTGCGAGCGTGAAGGAGAACCTCCGCTATGGACGCCTCGACGCGACGGACGAGGACATCGTGGCGGCAGCCACGCTGGCCAACGCCGACCAGTTCATTCGGCGACTTCCGCAGGGATACGACACCATCCTCGCCGAGAGGGGCAGTGACCTCAGTCAGGGACAGCGCCAGTTGCTGACCATTGCGCGTGCTATCCTCGCCGATCCACGCATCCTCGTCCTCGACGAGGCCACGTCATCCGTCGACACCCGTACCGAGATCCATATCCAGCAGGCGCTACTGAACCTCATGAAGGGGCGCACCAGCTTCGTCATCGCACACCGCCTGAGCACTATCCGCACTGCCGACCAGGTCCTGGTCATCGATGGCGGACGCATCATCGAGCAGGGAACGCACGCGTCACTTCTGGCACAGCACGGATTCTACTACAACCTGTACATGTCCCAGTTCAAGGGGATCGCAACTCCGGCTGCCGTCTCGTAA